The segment CAGTTGTTGTTGCCGTATCGCTGTTGCAACTGCTATAAACAATTAGTGTAACAGTATAGGAGCCCGTATCGGCATAGGCGTGGTAAGCGTTGAAGGTGGTGGCAGAATCTCCATCGCCAAAAAGCCACAGTGAGGATGCTGGAGTGGGGGATGAGAAATTACTGAATTCCACCGGCTGTCCCGGGCAAGCTGTTGCCAGAGATGCCCAAAAACTTGCAAAAATTGCCGCTGTGTCATAAACACTCACAGGCGATGTAACTGTATCACTCCCGCAGGAATTACCTGCAATCAGCGTTACATTATAAATCCCTGTATCAGCATAAATATGGGAAGGAGAAAATAAAGTTGAGCTGTCTCCATCGTCAAAATCCCACAGCATACTCGTTGGAGGTGGAAACATAAAGGTGCTGAAATCCATTGGATCGCCCGGGCAAACGGGATTGGGGTTTGCCCAGAACCATGCCCAACCGGGCCAGGGAGTAAAATTTATTGTTAAAATCTGGATTGTTTGGTCACTGTTACCCGTGAGCGTGTCATAAGCGGTCAGCGTTACAGTAAAGGTGCCATTCCATAAATAAATATGAAAAGGATTAACAGCAGTTGAAGTATCATTGGGGCCGAAATCTCCAAAATCCCAGAAATAGGCATTGGCGCCTGTGCTCGTGTTGGTGAAAACAACCGAATCGGGTGCGCAGCCACCATTGGTCAAGGCGTAGGTAAAATCTGCTACCGGCTGTGCCAAACAGCGAATTACCATTGCGAACAGGAAACTGGAAATTATACCTGTTTTAACGAGTTGGAGAATTGATTTTTTCATAATGAAACTAAATTAATAATTATTTTTATATTGATGAAATCGTTATAATAAAAGTCGTTTTCATCATTTCCTTGTTTACATAAGCCCGTAGGAGCGGAGGATCTCAGCCAGTTCGGGCTGTTTTTGAGCATATTTTTTCAAAACACTCAGAATTTCATTGATATCCTCTTTTACAGGTTTGATGTACGAACGCCTGTCCCAGAATATCAGGCCAATCAATCCAAAAAGGCCTGCCAGGATAAAATACATTAACGTGTGCAATCTGTCGAACATTGTTTCGAATTTGTCATTCATTGCTTCGAATTTGTCATTTATTGCTTCGAATTTGTCATTCATTGCTTCGAATCGGGTGTTAATTTCTTTTTTCTGTGCTGAAAGACGCTCATCAAGCGCTAAAAGACGCTCATCAAGCCGAATAATGCGTTCACGGTCTTCCTGTGAGAATTCAACAGGGTTTGATTGTGAAAATGCAACAGGAGCAAAAAAGAAAAATGCGAAATAATAGATCAGGATCGTGAGAACATTTTTTTTCATAGCATGATGTTTTTTAAAATTAATTGAAGATTTTTGAATACTCAAAGTTAGTAAATAATTCTCAATTATCAAAATAAGTTTATTTTTTTTTAATTTGCAAAAATAAAAAATTAATAATAATAGGGTCAACCAGCACCCAGTAACCAGCATCCAGTAACTGATAATTTGATGCATGATGTTAATAATGATTACAATTTAAGTTGTTTTTTTTAATTTAGATTTTTAGGTTAAAAATGAAAATATTAAAAAGGATTTTTTCCTTCTGGTGCCTGATTTGGGTTTCGGTCATTTATATCGTTATATTTTTTTTCCAATTTGTTTTCTTACAAAGAAAAAAATGGTACCCGGCAGCCCATTTCCTGAATAAGGTCTGGACAAGAATTTTTTTTTCTACTTCATTTATTCGTACCCGGTTCGTTTACAAATTTAAACCTGATAAAAATTCAACATATGTCTATTGCCCTAATCATTCCTCTTACTTAGATATTCCGGTCTCTACCCTGGCGATTCCTGGCTATGCTAAGTATATTGGTAAAAGTTCGCTCACTAAGGTTCCGCTTTTTGGCTATATGTTCTCGCGATTGCATATTTCAGTAGATAGAGATAAACAATTCAGCAGATACAGAAGTATGATCAAATGTTTTTATGCACTTGATCGCGGAATCAGTGTTGTGATTTTTCCTGAAGGTACTATTCCCCAAAAAGGATTACCCAAAATGATCCCATTCAAAGACGGCCCCTTTAGAATTGCTATTGAGAAAAAAGTGCCCGTTGTTCCGGTAACCATGCCATATAACCGGAAGATATTACCAGATGATGGAAAGTATTTGATAAAACCAGGTAGGGCAAAAGTTATCATTCACCAGCCGATAGAAACAAAAGGGATGAGCCTTAAAGATATTGGGAGATTAAAGAAAGAGGTGTTTGAGATTATTGAAAAACAATTACTATTGTCCGATAAAAAAAATATTTAACCGCAGAGTATAATGCTAATATACTAATTTATACTAATGATACGAATATTTTTACTCTGCTTCTTAATATAGATTTCTTTATTAGTATCATTAGTATTCATTCGTATATTAGCATTTTATTATTCGTAATTCGTAGGACTAATACACATAAAATCCTTGACCGGTTTTTCTCCCAAGCTGCCTGGCATCTACTTTTTGCTTTTGAATACGGTTTGGCCGGAATTTTGGGTCGTAATGAAATGCTTCAAACATTGATGAGGTTACTGCAAAATTGGTATCTATGCCGATCAGGTCCATCAATCTGAACGGCCCCATTTTAAATCCTGATGATTCTATGAGCTTGTCAATCGTCTCAACACCGGCAATATTTTCTTCCAGGATTTTTAGCGATTCCAGGTAAAAATGCCGGGCTACCCTGTTTACGATAAATCCCGGGGAGTCTTTTACCATGATCGGTACTTTACCGAGTACTTCGGCTAGCTGCCGGATGGCAGTAGCTGCTTCAGCATCAGTAGCAACACCCGATATCACCTCTACCAATTTCATTATATGTGCCGGATTAAAAAAATGCATGCCCGTCATCCTGCCAGGATGTTTAGTACTTGCCGCAATTTGAGTGATGGGGATTGAAGAGGTATTTGTTGCAAAAATTGTTTGAGGCCCATTGATAGCTTCTAACTT is part of the Cytophagales bacterium genome and harbors:
- a CDS encoding 1-acyl-sn-glycerol-3-phosphate acyltransferase, translated to MKILKRIFSFWCLIWVSVIYIVIFFFQFVFLQRKKWYPAAHFLNKVWTRIFFSTSFIRTRFVYKFKPDKNSTYVYCPNHSSYLDIPVSTLAIPGYAKYIGKSSLTKVPLFGYMFSRLHISVDRDKQFSRYRSMIKCFYALDRGISVVIFPEGTIPQKGLPKMIPFKDGPFRIAIEKKVPVVPVTMPYNRKILPDDGKYLIKPGRAKVIIHQPIETKGMSLKDIGRLKKEVFEIIEKQLLLSDKKNI
- a CDS encoding 3-hydroxybutyryl-CoA dehydrogenase, giving the protein MKLQDIHTIAIVGAGTMGQGIAQIAALADYNILLYDLNDKVLQNALTNIEKDLDKGIEKGKIKIEDKVNALKKIRVTNNFNELKADVVIEAVIEKLEVKREVFEKLEAINGPQTIFATNTSSIPITQIAASTKHPGRMTGMHFFNPAHIMKLVEVISGVATDAEAATAIRQLAEVLGKVPIMVKDSPGFIVNRVARHFYLESLKILEENIAGVETIDKLIESSGFKMGPFRLMDLIGIDTNFAVTSSMFEAFHYDPKFRPNRIQKQKVDARQLGRKTGQGFYVY